In Sphingomonas sp. SORGH_AS_0950, the following are encoded in one genomic region:
- a CDS encoding sulfite reductase flavoprotein subunit alpha — protein MISTRTILFQVHWFLGITAGLVLAVMGVTGALISFEPEILAATNPGIVTVTPGRTPPLPAPALIARIQAEIPGLRIQRLIVERDPTRAATVGYTIGDSKKRERAYVDPATGALLGEPRGSGFFETVENLHRWLALPGKGNGIGRQLTGFAALSLIFFALSGLYLRWPRRPLDWRNWLVLDLRKTGRNLYRALHAVVGGWVLLFYLISAGTGLWWSYGWYRDGVRHLLTTEQVEHGRRGGGAKDARPDLPRAWNSFTQATGGRDYERITASVRDGAVQFRAKLPGGRHDRVSDEVTVDGATGRIVSDTPYATRPLGDDIVTSVYEIHRGAYFGLVGRIVMALTSLTMPLFTVTGFLLYFARRRRKKALGAVLAETPVAAPETTTTLVAYASQTGSAERIARLTAQALPDAAAVPVTALDPARLAGLRQLFVVASTYGEGEPPDAARGFARTLAEAPGDLSHLRYAVLALGDREYSDFCAFGHQIDRWLHAGGAERLFDAIELDGDDADAQRLWQQQLASLGARTDQPDWTPAPMADWRLVERRLLNPGSHGGPTWHVALAPVDGAAEWAAGDILEILPQQDVRRVIAFLATTGLPDTPAMRARLMTSILPPKAGPGFDPDTLRPLAHREYSIASIAAAGRVELIVRLCTAEDGLPGLGSGWLCGGAAIGSVVKARVHANPAFHSPADPAMPIVLIGNGTGLAGLMGHLRQRAATGGGPAWLFWGERHPDHDDYHAAERRALGQAGVLTGMASAWSRLGTGPRYVQDVVAMERDTIRAAVAAGATLYVCGSLKGMAGDVHRTLTELLGDAALEEMAATGRYARDIY, from the coding sequence GTGATCTCGACGCGCACGATATTGTTTCAGGTCCACTGGTTTCTGGGCATCACCGCCGGACTGGTGCTGGCGGTGATGGGCGTGACCGGCGCGCTGATCAGCTTCGAGCCCGAGATCCTGGCTGCGACCAATCCCGGTATCGTGACCGTCACCCCCGGCCGGACGCCGCCTTTGCCCGCGCCCGCGCTGATCGCGCGCATCCAGGCGGAGATACCCGGCCTGCGCATCCAGCGGCTGATCGTCGAGCGCGATCCGACCCGTGCGGCGACGGTCGGCTATACGATCGGCGACAGCAAGAAGCGCGAACGCGCCTATGTCGATCCCGCGACCGGCGCGCTGCTCGGCGAACCGCGGGGCAGCGGATTTTTCGAGACGGTCGAAAATCTCCATCGCTGGCTGGCGCTGCCCGGCAAGGGCAATGGCATCGGGCGGCAATTGACGGGCTTTGCCGCGCTGTCGCTGATCTTCTTCGCGCTGTCGGGCCTCTATCTGCGCTGGCCGCGCCGCCCGCTGGACTGGCGCAACTGGCTGGTGCTCGACCTGCGCAAGACGGGGCGCAACCTCTACCGCGCGCTGCATGCGGTGGTCGGCGGATGGGTGCTGCTCTTCTACCTGATCAGCGCGGGCACCGGGCTATGGTGGTCCTATGGCTGGTATCGCGACGGTGTGCGCCATCTGCTGACGACCGAGCAGGTCGAGCATGGACGGCGCGGCGGCGGCGCGAAGGACGCCAGGCCCGACCTGCCGCGCGCCTGGAACAGTTTCACCCAGGCGACCGGCGGGCGCGACTATGAGCGGATCACCGCCTCGGTCCGCGACGGCGCCGTCCAGTTTCGCGCCAAGCTGCCCGGCGGACGGCACGACCGCGTGTCGGACGAGGTGACGGTGGACGGCGCGACCGGGCGGATCGTCTCCGACACGCCCTATGCGACGCGCCCGCTGGGCGACGATATCGTGACCAGCGTCTATGAGATTCATCGCGGGGCCTATTTCGGGCTGGTCGGGCGGATCGTCATGGCGCTGACCAGCCTGACCATGCCGCTGTTCACGGTGACGGGCTTCCTCCTCTATTTCGCGCGACGGCGACGCAAGAAGGCGCTGGGCGCGGTGCTGGCCGAGACGCCGGTCGCGGCCCCCGAAACCACGACGACGCTGGTCGCCTATGCCAGCCAGACCGGATCGGCCGAGCGGATCGCCCGGCTGACCGCGCAGGCGCTGCCCGATGCCGCCGCCGTGCCCGTGACCGCGCTCGACCCGGCGCGGCTGGCGGGCTTGCGGCAGCTGTTCGTCGTCGCCAGCACCTATGGCGAGGGCGAGCCGCCCGATGCCGCGCGCGGCTTTGCCCGGACGCTGGCCGAGGCGCCTGGCGACCTGTCGCATCTGCGCTATGCCGTGCTGGCGCTGGGCGACCGCGAATATAGCGATTTCTGCGCCTTCGGGCACCAGATCGACCGCTGGCTGCATGCGGGCGGCGCGGAGCGGCTGTTCGATGCGATCGAGCTGGACGGCGACGATGCCGATGCCCAGCGGCTGTGGCAGCAGCAGCTTGCCAGCCTGGGCGCGCGGACCGACCAGCCCGACTGGACCCCCGCGCCGATGGCCGACTGGCGGCTGGTCGAGCGGCGCCTGCTCAATCCCGGCAGCCATGGCGGTCCGACCTGGCACGTCGCGCTCGCCCCGGTCGACGGCGCGGCCGAATGGGCGGCGGGCGACATATTGGAAATCCTGCCGCAACAGGATGTCCGCCGGGTCATCGCCTTCCTGGCGACGACCGGCCTGCCCGACACGCCCGCGATGCGCGCGCGGCTGATGACCAGCATCCTGCCGCCCAAGGCGGGCCCCGGTTTCGATCCCGACACGCTGCGCCCCCTCGCGCACCGCGAATATTCGATCGCCTCGATCGCGGCGGCGGGCCGGGTCGAACTGATCGTCCGGCTCTGCACCGCCGAGGACGGGCTGCCCGGCCTGGGCTCCGGCTGGCTGTGCGGGGGCGCGGCCATCGGCTCGGTGGTCAAGGCGCGCGTCCATGCCAACCCCGCCTTCCATTCCCCCGCCGACCCCGCGATGCCGATCGTGCTGATCGGCAACGGCACCGGGCTGGCCGGGCTGATGGGCCATCTGCGCCAGCGCGCCGCGACCGGCGGCGGCCCCGCCTGGCTGTTCTGGGGCGAGCGGCATCCCGACCACGACGATTACCATGCCGCCGAGCGCCGGGCGCTGGGCCAGGCGGGCGTGCTGACCGGCATGGCGTCCGCCTGGTCGCGGCTGGGGACCGGCCCGCGCTATGTGCAGGACGTGGTGGCGATGGAGCGCGACACGATCCGCGCGGCGGTGGCGGCGGGCGCGACGCTCTATGTCTGCGGCAGCCTGAAGGGCATGGCGGGCGATGTGCACCGCACGCTGACCGAGCTGCTCGGCGACGCGGCACTGGAGGAGATGGCGGCGACCGGGCGTTATGCCCGCGACATCTATTGA
- a CDS encoding TonB-dependent receptor: MMHKIGANARSGLRRAWLASSAVAMLTMAAPAVAQVRPAAEQGAADEADKQEVVVTAARTILPPNALPLTIDIIDKAALDQQIAISGSTTDAISVLTPSFSPTRGKLSGAGETLRGRSPLYAINGIPQTTPLRDGSRDGFTIDGFFIDRVELIYGSNALQGVGGTGGIINQVTVGPPRTEGWSGRALVQGTTADGFEGEGLGGKAAGLVQYKAGIFDATLGASYERRGVFYDAQDRRIGINLTQGETQDSHALDLFARLGVQLRDTGRLDLIANRYTLDGEGRFVPLAGNRLTGVPTSAVRGNPPGKPAANQAEALSLSYTDSDVAGGNLTAQLFFNRTYDTFGGEPTAIATFQDPAIAPVGTLLDQSENRSRKLGARASYERAVPGFEALVATIGLDALWDKSEQRLIITNRVWVPPADFRSLAPFAQANLKLFDGVVRLAGGVRWENVKVRINDYHTLASNTYDGKNAATYGGVSVKGGEPGFDQLLYNGGVILEPWKGIRAYASYAQGFTMADIGRITRAVSTPGTDLSNFRAIDPVISNNREIGVEVKRGPMDASATYFWSSSDKGQVLLALGNGIFEVQRQRVEIQGLELNLGMKMPIEGLRLSTGYAHLIGRYDSDTRNPDGKVDTDLDGTNISPDRMNVAADFASGPVSARVQTQLYLARNFHGKANPDPRNNFGGYTVTDAYLRYQTRIGGFYVSAQNIFDRFYIDYNSDTRLPNDNLAFFAGRGRTFTIGWDQRF; this comes from the coding sequence ATGATGCATAAGATTGGGGCGAATGCTCGGTCGGGTCTGCGCCGGGCGTGGCTTGCCAGCAGCGCGGTCGCGATGTTGACGATGGCGGCACCCGCCGTCGCGCAGGTCCGACCCGCCGCCGAGCAGGGCGCGGCGGACGAGGCCGACAAGCAGGAGGTCGTCGTCACCGCCGCGCGCACCATCCTGCCGCCCAACGCGCTGCCGCTGACCATCGACATCATCGACAAGGCGGCGCTCGACCAGCAGATCGCGATTTCGGGCAGCACGACCGATGCCATATCGGTCCTGACGCCCAGCTTTTCCCCGACTCGCGGCAAGCTGTCGGGGGCGGGGGAGACGCTGCGCGGACGTTCGCCGCTCTATGCGATCAACGGCATTCCGCAGACGACCCCGCTGCGCGACGGCAGCCGCGACGGTTTCACCATCGACGGCTTCTTCATCGACCGGGTCGAGCTGATCTATGGCTCCAACGCGCTTCAGGGCGTCGGCGGGACCGGCGGCATCATCAACCAGGTGACGGTCGGCCCACCCCGGACCGAGGGCTGGTCGGGCCGTGCGCTGGTGCAGGGCACCACCGCCGACGGGTTCGAGGGCGAAGGGCTGGGCGGCAAGGCGGCGGGCCTCGTCCAGTACAAGGCCGGTATCTTCGACGCGACGCTAGGGGCGTCCTATGAACGGCGCGGCGTCTTCTACGATGCACAGGATCGCCGGATCGGGATCAACCTGACGCAGGGCGAGACGCAGGATTCGCACGCGCTTGACCTGTTCGCGCGGCTGGGCGTGCAGTTGCGCGACACCGGGCGGCTGGACCTGATCGCCAATCGCTACACGCTGGACGGCGAGGGGCGGTTCGTGCCGCTGGCGGGCAATCGCCTGACCGGCGTGCCGACCAGCGCGGTGCGCGGCAACCCGCCCGGCAAGCCCGCCGCCAACCAGGCCGAGGCCCTGTCGCTATCCTATACCGACAGCGATGTAGCGGGCGGCAACCTGACGGCGCAGCTGTTCTTCAACCGCACCTATGACACGTTCGGCGGCGAGCCGACGGCGATCGCGACCTTCCAGGACCCGGCGATCGCGCCGGTCGGCACGCTGCTCGACCAGTCGGAGAACCGGTCGCGCAAGCTGGGCGCGCGGGCCAGCTATGAACGCGCGGTGCCGGGGTTCGAGGCGCTGGTCGCGACGATCGGCCTCGACGCTCTGTGGGACAAGTCGGAACAGCGGTTGATCATCACCAACCGCGTCTGGGTGCCACCCGCCGATTTCCGCAGCCTGGCGCCCTTCGCCCAGGCCAATCTGAAGCTGTTCGACGGCGTGGTCCGTCTGGCGGGCGGCGTCCGGTGGGAGAATGTGAAGGTCCGCATCAACGATTACCACACGCTCGCCTCCAACACCTATGACGGCAAGAATGCGGCGACCTATGGCGGCGTCAGCGTCAAGGGCGGCGAACCGGGTTTCGACCAGCTGCTGTACAATGGCGGCGTGATCCTGGAGCCGTGGAAGGGCATCCGCGCCTATGCCAGCTATGCGCAGGGCTTCACCATGGCCGATATCGGCCGCATCACACGTGCGGTGTCCACCCCCGGCACCGACCTCAGCAACTTCCGCGCGATCGATCCGGTCATCTCGAACAATCGCGAGATCGGCGTCGAGGTGAAGCGCGGGCCGATGGACGCCAGCGCCACCTATTTCTGGTCGTCCAGCGACAAGGGCCAGGTGCTGCTCGCGCTGGGCAACGGCATCTTCGAGGTGCAGCGCCAGCGGGTCGAGATCCAGGGGCTGGAGCTCAATCTGGGCATGAAGATGCCGATCGAGGGGCTGCGCCTGTCGACCGGCTATGCCCATCTGATCGGCAGATATGACAGCGATACGCGCAATCCGGACGGCAAGGTCGACACCGATCTGGACGGCACCAACATCTCGCCCGACCGGATGAACGTGGCGGCCGACTTCGCCTCCGGCCCGGTCTCGGCACGGGTGCAGACGCAATTGTATCTGGCGCGCAATTTCCACGGCAAGGCCAATCCCGATCCGCGCAACAATTTCGGCGGCTACACGGTGACCGACGCCTATCTGCGCTACCAGACGCGGATCGGCGGATTCTATGTCAGCGCGCAGAACATCTTCGATCGCTTCTATATCGACTATAACAGCGACACCCGTCTGCCCAACGACAACCTGGCCTTCTTCGCCGGGCGCGGGCGGACCTTCACCATCGGGTGGGACCAGCGCTTCTGA
- a CDS encoding MarR family transcriptional regulator → MSKNLAARYPATHGRTAMSAAPIRTHNGPTLLALARQIQAMRANTAKFFPRDVFRDSAWDMMLELFIAEQQNRPLCVKELILVSGESSTSALRRIDRLEGAGLIRRRTDPADHRRLAVTLTQRGTDAMTAMLRHLDLSMTEDGRPQS, encoded by the coding sequence ATGTCGAAAAACCTGGCAGCCCGCTACCCCGCCACCCATGGTCGCACGGCGATGTCGGCCGCGCCGATCCGGACGCATAACGGCCCCACCCTGCTCGCCCTCGCCCGCCAGATCCAGGCGATGCGCGCCAATACCGCCAAATTCTTTCCCCGCGACGTGTTTCGCGATTCCGCCTGGGACATGATGCTGGAGCTGTTCATCGCCGAGCAGCAGAACCGCCCCCTCTGCGTCAAGGAACTGATCCTCGTCTCGGGCGAAAGCTCGACCAGCGCGCTGCGCCGCATCGACCGGCTGGAGGGGGCCGGGCTGATCCGGCGACGGACCGACCCGGCGGATCACCGGCGGCTGGCCGTCACCCTGACCCAGCGCGGCACCGATGCGATGACCGCGATGCTGCGCCACCTGGACCTGTCGATGACCGAGGACGGGCGGCCGCAAAGCTGA
- a CDS encoding HlyD family efflux transporter periplasmic adaptor subunit, whose product MTALTHPADLPFADEGGAPLLAAKRMTWVLTALFVVALGWAWFAELDEVATGSGRVVPTSREQVLQSLEGGILAKMLVRQDDIVKPGQILAQLDPTQAGSTVEESAAKYRAALAAQARLQAEVNGTPLTFSPELNAFPALKAEQQRLYDARRRSLASSIGLIDESLALIGREVGIGESLIAVGAASNVEVLRLKRQRADLDLKKSDLRSQYIVEARQDLAKVSEEVEALAPVVRGRSDTLSRLTLRSPVRGVVKNIEVSTIGGVIPPNGKIMEIVPLDERLLVEARIAPRDIAFIRPGQRASVKITAYDYAIFGGLEGKVSSISPDTIRDEVNPDVYYYRVFVRTTADSLVNKAGKRFPIVPGMIATADIHTGSKTVLQYLLKPLNRAREAMRER is encoded by the coding sequence ATGACCGCGCTGACCCATCCCGCCGACCTGCCCTTCGCCGACGAGGGCGGCGCGCCGCTGCTCGCGGCCAAGCGGATGACCTGGGTGCTGACCGCGCTGTTCGTCGTGGCGCTCGGCTGGGCCTGGTTCGCCGAGCTGGACGAGGTCGCGACGGGCAGCGGCCGGGTGGTGCCGACCAGCCGCGAACAGGTGCTGCAATCGCTGGAGGGCGGCATCCTCGCCAAGATGCTGGTCCGGCAGGACGATATCGTGAAGCCCGGCCAGATCCTGGCGCAGCTCGACCCCACGCAAGCCGGATCGACGGTCGAGGAAAGCGCCGCCAAATACCGCGCCGCGCTCGCCGCGCAGGCGCGGTTGCAGGCGGAGGTGAACGGCACGCCCCTGACCTTCTCGCCCGAACTGAACGCTTTCCCCGCGCTCAAGGCCGAGCAGCAGCGGCTATATGATGCACGCCGCCGCAGCCTGGCCAGCTCGATCGGGCTGATCGACGAGTCGCTCGCGCTGATCGGCCGCGAAGTGGGGATCGGGGAGTCCCTGATCGCGGTCGGCGCGGCCAGCAATGTCGAGGTGCTGCGCCTGAAGCGCCAGCGCGCCGATCTGGACCTGAAGAAATCGGACCTGCGCTCGCAATATATCGTCGAGGCGCGGCAGGACCTGGCCAAGGTCAGCGAGGAGGTGGAGGCGCTCGCCCCCGTGGTGCGCGGCCGCTCGGATACGCTCAGCCGCCTCACCCTGCGCTCGCCGGTGCGCGGCGTGGTCAAGAATATCGAGGTGTCGACCATCGGCGGCGTGATCCCGCCCAATGGCAAGATCATGGAGATCGTGCCGCTGGACGAACGCCTGCTGGTCGAGGCACGAATCGCGCCGCGCGACATCGCCTTCATCCGCCCCGGCCAGCGCGCCAGCGTCAAGATCACCGCCTATGACTATGCGATCTTCGGCGGGCTGGAGGGCAAGGTGAGCAGCATCTCGCCCGACACCATCCGCGACGAGGTGAACCCGGACGTCTATTATTACCGCGTCTTCGTGCGGACGACGGCGGATTCGCTGGTCAACAAGGCGGGCAAGCGCTTTCCGATCGTGCCCGGCATGATCGCCACCGCCGACATCCACACCGGCAGCAAGACGGTGCTGCAATATCTTCTGAAACCGCTCAACCGCGCGCGCGAGGCGATGCGTGAGCGGTAG
- a CDS encoding type I secretion system permease/ATPase — MTAPADAQGWIDMMGQVARHYRMPFAEQRARLTALWQGEGDEEMRVRALARASGLSVRFAAPASVRLTSWRLPVIACLADGELALITAIDAGGQALFTVAGEGDLAVQRPLAALVEQTRVFVIPRPSRSAADVRVDSYIRPFQPHWLRDILLQDARGYGHVAIASVVTNCLGLAGVLFSMQVYDRVVPAQSMPTLYILFLGVLLATGFDYVLRRLRVGITDILGKRADLRLSDRVFGHALRVRNRARPTSTGTFIAQLRDLDQVRDMLTSTTVAAVADLPFFLLFLAILCFIGGTLALVPVVALVALLLPSLLAQRRLRAHATESMRETSLRNALLVEAVQGIEDIKTLQAEERFQRQWNHCNAVAGEAQLRLRGLTASLSTWAQSVQNAVYATVIFVGAPMVIAGDITTGALVATSMLASRMMAPMGQVSHLLGRYQHAKVAAQSLNQIMALPVDHPDAEHRIPLPSVAGRFALRSAVFGYADPDAPPALTVPRLDIAAGETIALLGRNGAGKSTLLQGLSGMLQPISGEVLLDDLALHQIDPGDVRRDVALLTQDSRLFHGTLRENLTMGAPMARDEAILAALAMVGAVDFVRRLRDGLEHRVLEGGRGLSGGQQQALLLARLLIRQPQVVLLDEPTAAMDETAERQFIERFREWSRGRTVIVATHRMRVLELVDRIIVIDQGQILLDQPKANALATMTKAGQGGARSQAA, encoded by the coding sequence GTGACCGCGCCCGCCGATGCGCAGGGCTGGATCGACATGATGGGCCAGGTCGCCCGCCATTACCGCATGCCCTTTGCCGAACAGCGCGCGCGGCTGACCGCACTATGGCAGGGCGAGGGCGACGAGGAGATGCGGGTCCGCGCGCTCGCTCGCGCCTCGGGCCTGTCGGTGCGCTTCGCCGCCCCGGCCAGCGTCCGGCTGACCAGCTGGCGGCTGCCGGTTATCGCGTGCCTGGCGGACGGCGAGCTGGCGCTGATCACCGCGATCGATGCCGGGGGGCAGGCGCTGTTCACCGTCGCGGGCGAGGGCGATCTGGCGGTCCAGCGACCGCTCGCCGCGCTGGTCGAACAGACCCGCGTCTTCGTCATCCCCCGCCCGTCGCGCTCGGCCGCCGATGTCCGCGTCGACAGCTATATCCGCCCCTTCCAGCCGCACTGGCTGCGCGACATCCTGCTCCAGGATGCGCGGGGCTACGGGCATGTCGCCATCGCCTCGGTCGTGACCAACTGCCTGGGGCTGGCGGGCGTGCTGTTCTCGATGCAGGTCTATGACCGGGTGGTCCCTGCCCAGTCGATGCCGACGCTCTATATCCTGTTCCTGGGCGTGCTGCTGGCGACCGGGTTCGATTATGTCCTGCGGCGGCTGCGGGTCGGCATCACCGATATCCTCGGCAAGCGCGCCGACCTACGGCTGTCCGACCGGGTGTTCGGCCATGCGCTGCGCGTCCGCAACCGCGCGCGGCCGACCTCGACCGGCACCTTCATCGCGCAGCTTCGCGATCTGGACCAGGTGCGCGACATGCTGACCTCGACCACCGTCGCGGCGGTGGCGGACCTTCCCTTCTTCCTGCTGTTCCTCGCCATCCTCTGCTTCATCGGCGGCACGCTGGCGCTGGTGCCGGTGGTGGCGCTGGTCGCGCTCCTGCTGCCGAGCCTCCTCGCCCAGCGGCGGCTGCGCGCGCATGCCACCGAGTCGATGCGCGAGACCTCGCTGCGCAACGCCCTGCTGGTCGAGGCGGTGCAGGGGATCGAGGATATCAAGACGCTCCAGGCCGAGGAGCGTTTCCAGCGCCAGTGGAACCATTGCAACGCGGTCGCGGGCGAGGCGCAGTTGCGCCTGCGCGGGCTGACCGCCAGCCTGTCGACCTGGGCGCAGAGCGTGCAGAATGCGGTCTATGCGACCGTGATCTTCGTCGGCGCGCCGATGGTCATCGCGGGCGACATCACGACCGGCGCGCTGGTCGCGACCTCGATGCTGGCCAGCCGGATGATGGCGCCGATGGGGCAGGTGTCGCACCTTCTCGGCCGCTATCAGCATGCCAAGGTCGCCGCGCAGAGCCTGAACCAGATCATGGCGCTGCCGGTCGACCACCCCGATGCCGAGCATCGCATCCCCCTGCCCTCGGTCGCCGGGCGCTTCGCGCTGCGCTCGGCAGTGTTCGGCTATGCCGATCCCGATGCGCCCCCGGCGCTGACCGTCCCCCGGCTGGATATCGCGGCGGGCGAGACGATCGCGCTGCTCGGCCGCAACGGGGCGGGCAAGTCCACGCTGCTGCAAGGCCTGTCGGGGATGCTCCAGCCGATATCGGGCGAGGTGCTGCTCGACGATCTCGCGCTGCACCAGATCGATCCCGGCGATGTCCGCCGCGACGTCGCGCTGCTGACCCAGGACAGCCGCCTGTTCCACGGGACGCTGCGCGAGAATCTGACCATGGGCGCACCGATGGCGCGCGACGAGGCGATCCTGGCCGCGCTCGCCATGGTCGGCGCGGTCGATTTCGTCCGGCGGCTGCGCGACGGGCTGGAGCACCGCGTGCTGGAGGGCGGGCGTGGCCTGTCGGGCGGGCAGCAACAGGCGCTGCTGCTCGCGCGGCTGCTGATCCGCCAGCCGCAGGTCGTGCTGCTCGACGAGCCGACCGCCGCGATGGACGAAACCGCCGAACGCCAGTTCATCGAACGCTTCCGCGAGTGGAGCCGGGGCCGCACCGTCATCGTCGCCACCCACCGGATGCGCGTGCTCGAACTGGTCGACCGGATCATCGTGATCGACCAGGGCCAGATATTGCTCGACCAGCCCAAGGCCAATGCGCTGGCGACCATGACCAAGGCCGGACAGGGCGGCGCGCGAAGCCAGGCGGCATGA
- a CDS encoding TolC family protein — translation MAAVLAVIMASPPVSAEPAVTMESAMREVLAWHPSVTQASATLDARGEDVEVARAGYLPRISAGVGSGYDSRISTGWRPRPQLSASQMLYDFGKVAGAVESARAGTRIGRADLLLAVDALIRDTGFAMIEVQRNAALRAIAMEQLARIEDISALVEKRFGKGATTRSDALQAQSRVAAARATLTRIEAEQRRWTTSLSFLLGRESAPAVDPQVPDWLLRSCGRAMTVDWADVPAIMRARAQYEQATAEARRAHAGRLPTIALAGDASADVSSPFSDRSLYNFGLNVTSDVFGGNAVRARARSADYGVRAAEAAERQARNEAGQQLAEAQQQMAGLSQLLATLAERQDNMVETGKLYRLQYLEMGTRTLVDLLNAEQELQQARFDAANTQHDLRRLAVECLYVSGQARDDFGLTGTSIRGVTL, via the coding sequence ATGGCGGCTGTTCTGGCGGTGATCATGGCAAGCCCTCCCGTATCGGCCGAACCGGCCGTCACGATGGAAAGCGCCATGCGCGAGGTGCTGGCCTGGCACCCCTCGGTCACGCAGGCCAGCGCGACGCTGGACGCGCGCGGCGAGGATGTCGAGGTTGCGCGCGCGGGCTATCTCCCCCGAATCAGCGCGGGCGTCGGCAGCGGCTATGACAGCCGGATCAGCACCGGCTGGCGCCCCCGGCCGCAACTGTCCGCCTCGCAGATGCTGTATGATTTCGGCAAGGTCGCGGGCGCGGTGGAATCGGCGCGCGCGGGCACCCGGATCGGGCGCGCCGACCTGTTGCTGGCGGTGGACGCGCTGATCCGCGACACCGGCTTTGCGATGATCGAGGTCCAGCGCAACGCCGCGCTGCGCGCCATCGCGATGGAGCAGCTGGCACGGATCGAGGATATCAGCGCGCTGGTCGAAAAGCGGTTCGGCAAGGGCGCGACGACGCGCTCCGACGCGCTCCAGGCCCAGTCGCGGGTCGCCGCCGCGCGCGCGACGCTGACCCGGATCGAGGCGGAACAGCGCCGCTGGACCACCAGCCTGTCCTTCCTGCTGGGCCGCGAGAGCGCGCCCGCGGTCGATCCGCAGGTGCCCGACTGGCTGTTGCGCAGCTGCGGCCGCGCGATGACAGTCGACTGGGCCGATGTGCCCGCGATCATGCGGGCCCGCGCGCAATATGAACAGGCGACCGCCGAGGCGCGGCGCGCCCATGCCGGTCGGCTGCCCACCATCGCGCTGGCGGGCGATGCCTCGGCCGATGTGTCGTCGCCCTTTTCCGACCGGAGCCTCTATAATTTCGGGTTGAACGTCACCAGCGACGTGTTCGGCGGCAATGCGGTGCGCGCCCGCGCGCGCAGCGCCGATTACGGCGTCCGCGCCGCCGAGGCCGCCGAGCGGCAGGCGCGCAACGAGGCGGGCCAGCAACTCGCCGAGGCGCAGCAGCAGATGGCCGGGCTGTCGCAACTGCTCGCCACGCTCGCCGAACGGCAGGACAATATGGTCGAGACGGGCAAGCTCTATCGCCTGCAATATCTGGAGATGGGCACGCGCACGCTGGTCGACCTGCTCAACGCCGAACAGGAATTGCAGCAGGCGCGCTTCGACGCGGCAAATACCCAGCATGACCTGCGGCGACTGGCGGTGGAATGCCTCTATGTCTCGGGCCAGGCGCGCGACGATTTCGGGCTGACCGGCACCAGCATCCGGGGGGTGACGCTGTGA